In a single window of the Acetivibrio clariflavus DSM 19732 genome:
- a CDS encoding type II secretion system F family protein — MQINTGILVIFLIVAGGILVLFLLSSKKYKEFIEPLDPNEYKLKNFLPIGLYVTELIKYNYGSNYDRRLMAKIIELYGVKYSQYYLRIHWSNKIVLVLMTAFFLSLFGLSGEPDWDYGIFALIVLVISFFLPDNELDNKIKERRTSIQLDFPDFLNKLTLLINAGMTVTRAWEKIVTDSKKDSVLYEELSLTIADIRSGKPEILAYEDFAKRCKIPEITKFVSVVVQNMKKGNSEMVSILRLQAAECWEMRKRTAKRLGEELSTKLLFPMMIMFMAILIIVAAPAIFAMRGM, encoded by the coding sequence ATGCAAATCAATACTGGAATACTGGTAATATTTCTGATTGTGGCAGGCGGAATTCTTGTACTTTTCCTGCTTTCATCAAAAAAATACAAGGAATTTATTGAACCGTTAGATCCTAATGAATACAAGCTAAAGAACTTTTTGCCCATTGGCCTGTATGTCACGGAATTAATCAAGTACAACTACGGTTCCAACTATGACAGAAGGCTCATGGCAAAGATAATTGAGCTCTATGGTGTAAAGTATTCTCAGTATTACCTTCGCATTCATTGGTCAAACAAGATAGTTTTAGTACTGATGACTGCCTTCTTCTTAAGCCTTTTTGGACTTAGCGGTGAACCTGATTGGGATTACGGGATATTTGCCCTGATTGTGCTTGTAATTTCTTTCTTTCTTCCTGACAATGAACTGGACAATAAAATAAAAGAAAGACGAACATCGATACAGCTTGATTTTCCGGATTTTTTGAACAAGCTCACCCTTTTGATAAATGCAGGAATGACCGTTACAAGGGCTTGGGAAAAGATTGTGACAGACAGTAAAAAAGACAGTGTGTTGTATGAAGAATTGAGCCTTACAATAGCCGATATACGCAGTGGAAAACCGGAGATTCTCGCCTATGAGGATTTTGCAAAAAGGTGTAAAATTCCCGAAATAACCAAATTTGTATCGGTGGTAGTGCAAAACATGAAAAAAGGTAATTCGGAAATGGTGTCAATTTTAAGACTTCAGGCTGCCGAATGTTGGGAGATGCGAAAACGCACAGCCAAAAGGCTTGGAGAGGAATTGTCGACAAAATTGCTGTTCCCGATGATGATAATGTTTATGGCTATACTTATAATTGTTGCGGCACCTGCCATTTTTGCCATGAGGGGGATGTAA